The Streptomyces sp. NL15-2K genome contains a region encoding:
- the eccD gene encoding type VII secretion integral membrane protein EccD, which translates to MTASAAATGGPGTGTPAGAGTGLGFCRVTIVAPDSRIDVALPDDIPVADIYPEILRLSQQSSGEGAPVGYHLVRRDGTVLDSSRSFTAQRILDGELLTLRPFSESLPPAVFDDVSEAVASAVTSERTLWSGDLTRAAGLVGGGVLPVLLAFVAWMGDPLHDMHSLPGILAGVAGVLLVVLACVRARVYDDRASAIALGLGALPNVGVAGSGLLPLADGQGIGKLQFLLACAAVLLASVLLTLCSPSGDGPFVAFVFASAIGLLAVFAATLADWTPSEIGALCAPIAVGGLAFLPGLSMRFARLPIGFDTPNTAPRSAYDTDPTPQEPVDAERVTAKARRGHELLVGLVGGCALIAVGSSAVLGFSSNVWAQLLALATGMALLMRAHLFRYTAQVVPVLAGGLACLVLLGLGLALNPPHSIVREALTGDRADLDIRTIWLVAAIAAAAALVTAIGLIVSRGGLTPFWGRFLEIAEGFVLLTLVPLALAVFDVYTTARSMTS; encoded by the coding sequence ATGACGGCCTCCGCGGCAGCCACCGGAGGACCCGGTACGGGAACTCCCGCCGGTGCGGGCACGGGTCTCGGTTTCTGCCGCGTCACGATCGTCGCGCCCGACAGCCGGATCGACGTGGCCCTGCCCGACGACATCCCGGTCGCGGACATCTATCCGGAGATCCTCAGGCTCTCCCAGCAGAGCTCCGGCGAGGGCGCACCCGTCGGCTACCACCTGGTACGCCGGGACGGCACCGTCCTCGACAGCTCCCGTTCCTTCACCGCCCAGCGCATCCTCGACGGCGAACTCCTCACGCTGCGTCCCTTCTCCGAGTCGCTGCCTCCCGCCGTCTTCGACGACGTCTCCGAAGCGGTCGCCTCCGCCGTGACCAGCGAACGCACCTTGTGGAGCGGCGACTTGACGCGCGCCGCGGGCCTCGTCGGAGGAGGCGTACTGCCGGTCCTGCTCGCCTTCGTGGCCTGGATGGGCGACCCGCTCCACGACATGCACAGCCTGCCCGGCATCCTCGCCGGGGTCGCCGGTGTCCTCCTGGTCGTTCTCGCGTGCGTACGCGCGCGGGTCTACGACGACCGGGCCTCGGCCATCGCCCTGGGACTCGGCGCCCTCCCCAACGTCGGCGTGGCCGGCTCGGGTCTGCTGCCGCTCGCCGACGGACAGGGCATCGGCAAGCTTCAGTTCCTCCTCGCCTGCGCGGCGGTGCTGCTGGCCTCGGTCCTGCTCACCCTGTGCTCGCCGAGCGGGGACGGCCCGTTCGTCGCCTTCGTCTTCGCCTCCGCCATCGGCCTGCTCGCCGTGTTCGCGGCGACCCTCGCCGACTGGACGCCTTCGGAGATCGGTGCCCTGTGCGCCCCGATCGCCGTCGGAGGCCTGGCCTTCCTGCCGGGCCTCTCGATGCGCTTCGCCCGGCTCCCGATCGGCTTCGACACCCCGAACACCGCCCCGCGCAGCGCGTACGACACCGACCCCACGCCCCAGGAACCGGTCGACGCCGAGCGGGTCACCGCCAAGGCGCGGCGCGGACACGAACTCCTGGTCGGCCTGGTGGGCGGCTGCGCGCTGATCGCCGTCGGCTCCTCGGCCGTCCTCGGCTTCTCCTCGAACGTCTGGGCCCAACTCCTCGCCCTCGCGACCGGCATGGCCCTGCTGATGCGCGCCCACCTCTTCCGGTACACCGCCCAGGTCGTCCCCGTCCTGGCCGGCGGTCTCGCCTGCCTCGTGCTGCTCGGCCTCGGGCTGGCCCTCAACCCGCCGCACTCGATCGTCCGCGAGGCCCTCACGGGCGACCGCGCCGACCTCGACATCCGGACCATCTGGCTCGTCGCGGCGATCGCCGCGGCGGCCGCGCTCGTCACGGCGATCGGCCTGATCGTCTCGCGCGGCGGCCTCACCCCCTTCTGGGGACGCTTCCTGGAGATCGCCGAGGGCTTCGTGCTGCTGACCCTGGTGCCGCTGGCACTCGCCGTCTTCGACGTGTACACGACCGCACGGTCGATGACGAGCTGA
- a CDS encoding PQQ-binding-like beta-propeller repeat protein: MSFGPPPSIYTESTLAADQARARRRRRVFGVVAAVAVVLCAGGALMWSGSGDRPSDDKPSATRQAPDDIRETTEKVPSSPEGRLMIEHDEENLSKSTDANPRYAPGTWATDKILAKGVATRIEGYNIALDADEMAWTLKLGGHICATSRHVTADGRTAVVIQPPQPKGSEKDGVCDQVVFFDLNTGKKLWQKKMPAANTAYVTNTNLTLTKGVVAVAWGRGSVAYDMKNGTQLWNSTTTSKCEDKAFAGGRALLALLSCGELPDTTYQVQKLEPRTGKVQWTHRVASGVQTVYLPSSDPPVLAVAAGDSVVTDLISLDGEGKNVATISLTGYDAKCGARYFALSYFGTFENCDGVVVGRTQAYVMSKEDLGTEQVDDWIIAFDLKSGKTAGKFDGRDLQMVYPLRMNGDELLIYRRGSGNIGPAAVVSWNPRTDKETPYLFFTLPEDDEFKLSDPEQSDIIFEKGRVFFAKRELVRDDEYPTDSVLMAIGIGPAGLKH, encoded by the coding sequence GTGAGCTTCGGCCCACCTCCATCGATATACACCGAGTCGACGCTGGCGGCGGACCAGGCCCGGGCAAGGCGCCGCAGGCGGGTCTTCGGCGTGGTGGCCGCGGTGGCCGTCGTCCTGTGCGCGGGCGGTGCGCTCATGTGGTCGGGGTCCGGCGACCGGCCGTCGGACGACAAGCCGTCGGCGACCCGGCAGGCGCCTGACGACATCAGGGAGACGACCGAGAAGGTCCCCAGCTCCCCCGAGGGCCGGCTGATGATCGAGCACGACGAGGAGAACCTCTCCAAGAGCACCGACGCCAACCCCCGTTACGCGCCCGGCACTTGGGCCACGGACAAGATCCTCGCCAAGGGCGTCGCCACCCGCATCGAGGGCTACAACATCGCCCTCGATGCCGACGAGATGGCCTGGACCCTCAAGCTGGGCGGCCACATCTGCGCCACCAGCAGGCACGTCACCGCGGACGGTCGTACGGCGGTCGTCATCCAGCCCCCGCAGCCCAAGGGTTCGGAGAAGGACGGCGTCTGCGATCAGGTGGTGTTCTTCGACCTGAACACCGGCAAGAAGCTGTGGCAGAAGAAGATGCCCGCGGCGAACACCGCCTACGTCACGAACACCAATCTCACCTTGACGAAGGGCGTCGTCGCCGTGGCCTGGGGGCGCGGCTCCGTGGCGTACGACATGAAGAACGGTACGCAGCTCTGGAACAGCACGACCACCTCCAAGTGCGAGGACAAGGCCTTCGCCGGCGGACGCGCACTGCTGGCCCTGCTCAGCTGCGGAGAGCTGCCCGACACCACGTACCAGGTCCAGAAGCTGGAACCGCGCACGGGCAAGGTCCAGTGGACGCACAGGGTCGCCAGTGGAGTCCAGACGGTCTACCTGCCCTCGTCCGATCCGCCGGTGCTCGCCGTGGCGGCGGGAGACAGCGTGGTGACCGATCTGATCTCGCTCGACGGCGAGGGCAAGAACGTCGCCACCATCTCCTTGACCGGCTATGACGCCAAGTGCGGCGCCCGGTACTTCGCGCTGTCGTACTTCGGTACGTTCGAGAACTGCGACGGAGTGGTCGTGGGACGGACCCAGGCCTACGTCATGAGCAAGGAAGACCTCGGCACCGAACAGGTGGATGACTGGATCATCGCGTTCGACCTCAAGTCGGGCAAGACCGCCGGCAAGTTCGACGGGCGTGATCTGCAGATGGTCTATCCGCTGAGGATGAACGGCGACGAGTTGCTGATCTACCGGCGGGGTTCGGGCAACATCGGACCGGCGGCTGTGGTGAGCTGGAACCCGCGGACCGACAAGGAGACCCCGTACCTCTTCTTCACACTCCCGGAGGACGACGAGTTCAAACTCAGCGATCCGGAACAGTCGGACATCATCTTTGAAAAGGGGCGAGTCTTCTTCGCGAAGCGGGAACTGGTCCGCGACGACGAGTACCCCACGGATTCAGTGTTGATGGCCATCGGCATCGGGCCTGCCGGACTCAAGCACTGA
- a CDS encoding DUF397 domain-containing protein, with translation MAEAEDKEQLKARKERERDELYALDISGVEWHSAPGTEEHEERVEIAYLPGGAVAMRSSLDPDTVLRYTEAEWRAFVLGARDGEFDLEPAPHNGGLSAE, from the coding sequence ATGGCCGAGGCCGAGGACAAGGAACAGCTCAAGGCGCGCAAGGAGCGAGAGAGGGACGAGCTGTACGCCCTCGACATCTCCGGCGTCGAGTGGCACAGCGCGCCGGGCACCGAGGAGCACGAGGAGCGGGTCGAGATCGCCTACCTTCCCGGCGGGGCCGTGGCCATGCGGTCGTCGCTCGATCCGGACACCGTGCTGCGGTACACGGAGGCGGAGTGGCGGGCGTTCGTGCTGGGGGCGCGGGACGGGGAGTTCGATCTGGAGCCGGCGCCGCACAATGGGGGGCTCTCCGCGGAGTGA
- the rpsO gene encoding 30S ribosomal protein S15 → MSLDAATKKQIMTEFGTKEGDTGSPEVQVALLSRRISDLTEHLKTHKHDHHSRRGLLILVGQRRRLLQYLAKKDIQRFRALVDRLGIRRGAAGAK, encoded by the coding sequence GTGTCGCTCGACGCCGCTACGAAGAAGCAGATCATGACCGAGTTCGGCACCAAGGAGGGTGACACCGGCTCCCCCGAGGTCCAGGTCGCTCTGCTGTCGCGTCGGATCTCCGACCTGACCGAGCACCTCAAGACCCACAAGCACGACCACCACTCCCGCCGTGGTCTGCTGATTCTGGTCGGTCAGCGCCGCCGCCTGCTGCAGTACCTCGCCAAGAAGGACATCCAGCGCTTCCGTGCGCTGGTCGACCGCCTCGGCATCCGCCGCGGTGCGGCGGGCGCCAAGTAA
- a CDS encoding polyribonucleotide nucleotidyltransferase gives MENETHYAEAVIDNGSFGTRTIRFETGRLAKQAAGSAVAYLDDDTMVLSATTASKNPKDQLDFFPLTVDVEERMYAAGKIPGSFFRREGRPSEDAILTCRLIDRPLRPSFKKGLRNEIQVVATIMALNPDHLYDVVAINAASASTQLAGLPFSGPIGGVRVALINGQWVAFPTHTELEDAVFDMVVAGRTLEDGDVAIMMVEAEATEKTIQLVKGGAEAPTEEVVAAGLDAAKPFIKVLCKAQADLAAKAAKPTGEFPIFLDYQDDVLEALTAAVRPELASALTIAGKQERESELDRVKALAAEKLLPEFEGREKEISAAYRSLTKQLVRERVIKEKKRIDGRGVTDIRTLAAEVEAIPRVHGSAVFERGETQILGVTTLNMLRMEQQLDTLSPVTRKRYMHNYNFPPYSTGETGRVGSPKRREIGHGALAERALVPVLPTREEFPYAIRQVSEALSSNGSTSMGSVCASTMSLLNAGVPLKAPVAGIAMGLISQEIEGETHYVTLTDILGAEDAFGDMDFKVAGTKEFVTALQLDTKLDGIPASVLGAALKQARDARLHILDVMMEAIDTPDEMSPNAPRIITVKIPVDKIGEVIGPKGKMINQIQEDTGAEITIEDDGTIYIGASDGPAAEAARTTINSIANPTMPEVGERYLGTVVKTTTFGAFVSLLPGKDGLLHISQIRKLAGGKRVENVEDVLGVGAKVQVEIAEIDSRGKLSLIPVIEGEESSDDKKDDADQ, from the coding sequence GTGGAGAACGAGACCCACTACGCCGAGGCCGTCATCGACAACGGTTCCTTCGGCACCCGCACCATCCGCTTCGAGACGGGCCGCCTGGCCAAGCAGGCCGCCGGCTCCGCCGTGGCGTACCTGGACGACGACACCATGGTGCTGTCGGCCACCACCGCATCCAAGAACCCCAAGGACCAGCTCGACTTCTTCCCGCTGACGGTGGACGTCGAGGAGCGGATGTACGCCGCCGGCAAGATCCCCGGCAGCTTCTTCCGCCGTGAGGGCCGGCCCTCCGAGGACGCCATCCTCACCTGCCGCCTCATCGACCGCCCGCTGCGCCCGTCCTTCAAGAAGGGCCTGCGCAACGAGATCCAGGTCGTCGCCACGATCATGGCGCTCAACCCCGACCACCTGTACGACGTCGTGGCGATCAACGCCGCCTCCGCGTCCACGCAGCTGGCCGGTCTGCCCTTCTCCGGCCCGATCGGCGGCGTCCGCGTCGCGCTGATCAACGGCCAGTGGGTCGCGTTCCCGACGCACACCGAACTCGAGGACGCCGTCTTCGACATGGTGGTCGCCGGTCGCACCCTGGAGGACGGCGACGTCGCGATCATGATGGTCGAGGCCGAGGCCACCGAGAAGACCATCCAGCTGGTCAAGGGCGGCGCCGAGGCGCCGACCGAGGAGGTCGTCGCCGCCGGTCTGGACGCCGCGAAGCCCTTCATCAAGGTGCTCTGCAAGGCCCAGGCCGACCTCGCCGCGAAGGCCGCCAAGCCGACCGGCGAGTTCCCGATCTTCCTCGACTACCAGGACGACGTCCTGGAGGCGCTGACCGCCGCCGTCCGCCCGGAGCTCGCCTCCGCGCTGACCATCGCGGGCAAGCAGGAGCGCGAGTCCGAGCTGGACCGCGTCAAGGCGCTCGCCGCCGAGAAGCTCCTGCCGGAGTTCGAGGGCCGCGAGAAGGAGATCTCCGCCGCGTACCGCTCGCTCACCAAGCAGCTGGTCCGCGAGCGCGTGATCAAGGAGAAGAAGCGCATCGACGGCCGTGGCGTGACGGACATCCGTACGCTGGCCGCCGAGGTCGAGGCCATCCCGCGGGTCCACGGCTCCGCCGTGTTCGAGCGTGGCGAGACCCAGATCCTGGGCGTCACGACGCTGAACATGCTCCGCATGGAGCAGCAGCTGGACACGCTGTCGCCGGTGACGCGCAAGCGCTACATGCACAACTACAACTTCCCGCCGTACTCCACCGGTGAGACCGGCCGCGTCGGCTCCCCGAAGCGCCGCGAGATCGGCCACGGCGCCCTCGCCGAGCGCGCCCTGGTGCCGGTCCTGCCGACCCGCGAGGAGTTCCCCTACGCGATCCGCCAGGTGTCCGAGGCGCTCAGCTCGAACGGCTCGACCTCCATGGGCTCGGTCTGCGCCTCCACCATGTCGCTGCTGAACGCCGGTGTGCCGCTGAAGGCCCCCGTCGCCGGTATCGCCATGGGCCTGATCTCCCAGGAGATCGAGGGCGAGACGCACTACGTCACCCTCACCGACATCCTCGGTGCGGAGGACGCCTTCGGCGACATGGACTTCAAGGTCGCCGGCACCAAGGAGTTCGTGACCGCCCTCCAGCTCGACACCAAGCTGGACGGCATCCCCGCCTCCGTCCTGGGCGCCGCCCTCAAGCAGGCCCGTGACGCCCGCCTCCACATCCTCGACGTGATGATGGAAGCGATCGACACGCCGGACGAGATGTCCCCGAACGCCCCGCGGATCATCACCGTCAAGATCCCCGTGGACAAGATCGGCGAGGTCATCGGCCCCAAGGGCAAGATGATCAACCAGATCCAGGAGGACACCGGCGCCGAGATCACGATCGAGGACGACGGCACCATCTACATCGGTGCCTCCGACGGCCCGGCCGCCGAGGCCGCCCGCACCACGATCAACTCGATCGCCAACCCGACCATGCCGGAGGTCGGCGAGCGCTACCTGGGCACGGTCGTCAAGACGACCACCTTCGGTGCGTTCGTCTCCCTGCTGCCCGGCAAGGACGGTCTGCTGCACATCTCGCAGATCCGCAAGCTGGCCGGCGGCAAGCGCGTGGAGAACGTCGAAGACGTGCTCGGCGTGGGCGCCAAGGTCCAGGTCGAGATCGCCGAGATCGACTCGCGCGGCAAGCTCTCCCTGATCCCCGTGATCGAGGGCGAAGAAAGCTCCGACGACAAGAAGGACGACGCCGACCAGTGA
- a CDS encoding pitrilysin family protein, translated as MTSSSSTATARTSSEARAVARTQTLIKGAGGIGTVRKTTLPGGLRVVTETLPSVRSATFGIWAHVGSRDETPALNGATHYLEHLLFKGTTRRSALDISSAIDAVGGEMNAFTAKEYTCYYARVLDTDLPLAIDVVCDMLTGSLILEEDVNVERGAILEEIAMTEDDPGDCVHDLFAHTMFGDNPLGRPVLGTVDTVNALTADRIRRFYKKHYDPTHLVVACAGNIDHNKVVRQVRAAFENAGAFKDLDATPIAPREGRRALRTAGRVELIGRKTEQAHVVLGMPGLSRTDERRWALGVLNTALGGGMSSRLFQEVREKRGLAYSVYSYTSGFADCGLFGVYAGCRPSQVHDVLKICRDELDHVAEHSLSDDEIGRAIGQLQGSTVLGLEDTGALMNRIGKSELCWGEQMSVDDMLARIASVTPDDVRSVAREILGRRPSLSVIGPLKDKQAARLHDAVA; from the coding sequence GTGACGTCCAGTAGCTCCACGGCGACGGCCCGCACCTCTTCGGAGGCGCGGGCCGTCGCCCGTACCCAAACCCTCATCAAAGGCGCGGGCGGCATCGGTACCGTCCGCAAGACCACCCTCCCCGGCGGTCTCCGCGTGGTCACCGAGACCCTGCCCTCCGTGCGCTCCGCCACCTTCGGCATCTGGGCGCACGTCGGCTCCCGCGACGAGACTCCGGCCCTGAACGGCGCCACGCACTACCTGGAGCACCTGCTCTTCAAGGGCACCACGCGACGCAGCGCGCTGGACATCTCCTCCGCCATCGACGCGGTCGGCGGCGAGATGAACGCGTTCACGGCGAAGGAGTACACGTGCTACTACGCGCGCGTGCTCGACACCGACCTGCCGCTGGCCATCGACGTCGTCTGCGACATGCTGACCGGCTCCCTCATCCTCGAAGAGGACGTCAACGTCGAGCGCGGCGCGATCCTCGAAGAGATCGCGATGACCGAGGACGACCCGGGCGACTGCGTGCACGACCTGTTCGCGCACACCATGTTCGGCGACAACCCCCTCGGCCGCCCGGTCCTGGGCACGGTCGACACGGTGAACGCCCTCACCGCCGACCGCATCCGCCGCTTCTACAAGAAGCACTACGACCCGACCCACCTCGTGGTCGCATGCGCCGGCAACATCGACCACAACAAGGTCGTACGACAGGTCCGTGCCGCCTTCGAGAACGCGGGCGCCTTCAAGGACCTCGACGCCACGCCCATCGCCCCGCGCGAGGGCCGACGCGCCCTGCGCACAGCGGGCCGCGTCGAGCTGATCGGCCGCAAGACCGAGCAGGCCCATGTCGTCCTGGGCATGCCCGGCCTGTCCCGCACGGACGAGCGCCGCTGGGCCCTGGGGGTCCTGAACACGGCCCTCGGCGGCGGGATGTCCTCCCGCCTGTTCCAGGAGGTCAGGGAGAAGCGCGGCCTGGCCTACAGCGTGTACTCGTACACCTCCGGCTTCGCCGACTGCGGCCTGTTCGGCGTGTACGCGGGCTGCCGCCCGAGCCAGGTGCACGACGTGCTGAAGATCTGCCGCGACGAACTCGACCACGTGGCCGAGCACAGCCTCTCGGACGACGAGATCGGCCGCGCCATCGGCCAGCTCCAGGGCTCCACGGTCCTGGGCCTGGAGGACACGGGCGCGCTGATGAACCGCATCGGCAAGAGCGAGCTGTGCTGGGGCGAGCAGATGTCGGTCGACGACATGCTGGCCCGGATAGCCTCGGTCACCCCGGACGACGTCCGTTCGGTCGCCCGCGAGATCCTGGGACGACGACCCTCGCTGTCGGTCATCGGCCCGCTGAAGGACAAGCAGGCCGCCCGGCTGCACGACGCCGTCGCCTGA
- the dapB gene encoding 4-hydroxy-tetrahydrodipicolinate reductase, with translation MSKLRVAVLGAKGRIGSEAVRAVEAAEDMELVAALGRGDKLETLAETGAQVAVELTTPASVMDNLDYCVRHGIHAVVGTTGWTDERLAQLRDWLARSPETGVLIAPNFSIGAVLTMKFAQMAAPYFESVEVVELHHPNKVDAPSGTATRTAQLIAEARAKAGSAPAPDATATALDGARGASVDGIPVHAVRLRGLLAHQEVLLGGEGETLTVRHDSLHHSSFMPGILLGARRVVTTPGLTFGLEHFLDLN, from the coding sequence ATGAGCAAGCTGCGCGTGGCGGTCCTCGGCGCCAAGGGCCGGATCGGCTCCGAGGCGGTACGGGCGGTCGAGGCCGCCGAGGACATGGAGCTGGTCGCCGCCCTGGGCCGGGGCGACAAGCTGGAGACGCTGGCCGAGACCGGCGCCCAGGTCGCCGTCGAACTGACCACGCCGGCCTCGGTGATGGACAACCTCGACTACTGCGTACGGCACGGCATCCACGCGGTCGTCGGTACGACGGGCTGGACCGACGAGCGCCTCGCGCAGCTGAGGGACTGGCTCGCCCGGTCCCCGGAGACCGGCGTCCTCATCGCGCCGAACTTCTCCATCGGCGCGGTCCTGACCATGAAGTTCGCGCAGATGGCCGCGCCCTACTTCGAGTCCGTCGAGGTCGTCGAACTGCATCACCCCAACAAGGTGGACGCCCCGTCCGGAACCGCCACCCGCACCGCCCAGCTCATCGCCGAGGCCCGGGCCAAGGCGGGCTCCGCTCCGGCGCCGGACGCCACGGCGACGGCCCTGGACGGCGCGCGGGGCGCCAGCGTCGACGGGATCCCCGTCCACGCCGTCCGCCTGCGCGGCCTGCTCGCCCACCAGGAGGTCCTCCTCGGCGGCGAGGGCGAGACCCTCACCGTCCGCCACGACTCCCTCCACCACAGCAGCTTCATGCCGGGCATCCTGCTGGGCGCCCGCCGCGTCGTCACGACCCCGGGCCTGACCTTCGGTCTGGAACACTTCCTCGACCTGAACTGA
- the thyX gene encoding FAD-dependent thymidylate synthase codes for MTPTPDDEFKIDLRSDVTVELVKHSAADSDVLFAARVSTVGEQSLDELKKDPERSKGLINYLMRDRHGSPFEHNSMTFFISAPIFVFREFMRHRVGWSYNEESGRYRELQPVFYVPDTSRKLVQQGRPGKYVFVEGTPEQHELVGHAMEESYRQAYRTYQQMLAQGVAREVARAVLPVGLFSSMYATCNARSLMHFLGLRTQHELAKVPSFPQREIEMVGEKMEAEWAELMPLTHAAFNANGRVAP; via the coding sequence GTGACCCCCACCCCCGACGACGAATTCAAGATCGACCTCCGCAGCGATGTCACCGTTGAACTGGTCAAACACAGCGCGGCGGACTCCGACGTGCTCTTCGCGGCCCGTGTGTCGACCGTCGGGGAGCAGTCCCTGGACGAGCTGAAGAAGGACCCGGAGCGGTCGAAGGGGTTGATCAACTACCTCATGCGCGACCGGCACGGCAGCCCGTTCGAGCACAACTCGATGACCTTCTTCATCAGCGCCCCGATCTTCGTCTTCCGCGAGTTCATGCGGCACCGCGTGGGCTGGTCGTACAACGAGGAGTCCGGCCGGTACAGGGAACTGCAGCCCGTGTTCTACGTGCCGGACACGTCACGGAAGCTCGTCCAGCAGGGCCGACCGGGCAAGTACGTGTTCGTCGAGGGCACCCCGGAGCAGCACGAGCTCGTCGGACACGCCATGGAAGAGTCGTACCGCCAGGCGTACCGGACCTACCAGCAGATGCTGGCGCAGGGCGTCGCCCGCGAGGTCGCCCGCGCGGTCCTCCCGGTCGGCCTGTTCTCCTCGATGTACGCCACGTGCAACGCCCGCTCGCTGATGCACTTCCTCGGCCTGCGTACCCAGCACGAACTGGCGAAGGTCCCGTCCTTCCCGCAGCGGGAGATCGAGATGGTCGGCGAGAAGATGGAGGCCGAGTGGGCCGAGCTCATGCCACTCACCCACGCCGCCTTCAATGCGAACGGCCGTGTGGCGCCGTAA
- the dapA gene encoding 4-hydroxy-tetrahydrodipicolinate synthase, translated as MAPTSTPQTPFGRVLTAMVTPFTADGALDLDGAQRLAAHLVDAGNDGLIINGTTGESPTTSNAEKADLVRAVLEAVGDRAHVVAGVGTNDTHHSIELARAAEKVGAHGLLIVTPYYNKPPQEGLYRHFRAIADAAELPVMLYDIPGRSGVPINTETLVRLAEHPRIVANKDAKGDLGRASWAIARSGLAWYSGDDMLNLPLLSVGAVGFVSVVGHVVTPDLRALVEAFVSGDVQKATEIHQKLLPVYTGMFRTQGVMTTKAALALQGLPAGPLRAPMVELAPEEIEQLKIDLAAGGVQL; from the coding sequence ATGGCTCCGACCTCCACTCCGCAGACCCCCTTCGGGCGGGTCCTCACCGCCATGGTCACGCCTTTCACGGCGGACGGCGCACTCGACCTCGACGGCGCGCAGCGGCTCGCCGCCCACCTGGTGGACGCAGGCAACGACGGCCTGATCATCAACGGCACCACCGGCGAGTCCCCCACCACCAGCAATGCGGAGAAAGCGGATCTCGTACGGGCCGTCCTGGAGGCCGTCGGCGACCGAGCCCACGTCGTCGCCGGCGTCGGCACCAACGACACCCACCACAGCATCGAGCTGGCCCGCGCCGCGGAGAAGGTGGGCGCACACGGCCTCCTGATCGTGACGCCGTACTACAACAAGCCCCCGCAGGAGGGCCTGTACCGCCACTTCAGGGCCATCGCCGACGCCGCCGAGCTCCCCGTCATGCTCTACGACATCCCCGGCCGCAGCGGCGTCCCGATCAACACCGAGACGCTCGTCCGCCTCGCCGAGCACCCGCGGATCGTCGCCAACAAGGACGCCAAGGGCGACCTCGGCCGGGCCAGCTGGGCCATCGCCCGCTCCGGCCTCGCCTGGTACTCCGGCGACGACATGCTGAACCTGCCGCTGCTCTCGGTCGGCGCGGTCGGCTTCGTCTCGGTCGTCGGCCACGTCGTCACCCCGGACCTGCGCGCACTGGTCGAGGCGTTCGTCTCCGGCGACGTCCAGAAGGCCACCGAGATCCACCAGAAGCTGCTCCCCGTCTACACGGGCATGTTCCGCACCCAGGGCGTCATGACGACGAAGGCGGCGCTCGCCCTCCAGGGCCTGCCCGCCGGACCGCTGCGCGCCCCCATGGTCGAGCTCGCACCCGAGGAGATCGAGCAGCTCAAGATCGATCTTGCCGCGGGCGGGGTACAGCTCTAG